In Thermosphaera sp., a genomic segment contains:
- a CDS encoding Tfx family DNA-binding protein gives MSTTSRKRYGLLTEKQYTVLKYRLQGYTQSRIAEILGTARSNVSALERAAMRKIKLAEETLQVFYELNSAGEIVVEPGTHLVDVPGMLLRKADELGVKLRANFTMIYDMLRYMAGQRGIRTSRRIKILIMKDGSIRMVG, from the coding sequence ATGTCTACTACGTCTAGGAAGAGATACGGCTTGCTAACTGAGAAGCAGTACACGGTACTCAAATACAGGCTTCAAGGCTATACTCAATCCAGAATTGCCGAGATCCTTGGAACCGCCAGGAGTAATGTATCAGCTCTTGAAAGAGCCGCTATGAGGAAAATCAAGCTTGCTGAGGAAACTCTCCAAGTATTTTACGAATTAAACTCTGCCGGAGAAATCGTAGTAGAACCAGGTACTCATCTCGTCGACGTGCCAGGGATGTTGTTGAGAAAGGCCGATGAACTTGGTGTCAAATTGAGAGCTAACTTCACGATGATCTACGACATGCTACGCTACATGGCTGGTCAAAGGGGAATTAGAACATCAAGAAGAATTAAGATCTTGATTATGAAAGATGGGTCTATAAGAATGGTGGGTTGA
- a CDS encoding 2-oxoacid:acceptor oxidoreductase family protein, translating into MKTEIIIVGRGGQGVLLMGRVLGLAASKYAGLYVVSTESYASETRGGESRAEVIIASEMGEIDYLKVQNPNIAVFMYPFRLDQYLKILGRESLVFIDNQIVPEDRFTGLNVKSQPYSRIAESIGSQRVTNMVILGHMLRVTSIMDVSYVEEAVKESVPEKWIELNIKALRKGYSLPA; encoded by the coding sequence GTGAAGACAGAGATAATTATAGTTGGAAGAGGTGGCCAGGGAGTCTTATTGATGGGCAGAGTACTCGGGTTAGCGGCTAGTAAATACGCTGGTTTATACGTAGTTTCCACGGAATCATACGCAAGCGAAACTAGGGGCGGCGAAAGCAGGGCTGAGGTTATTATTGCGAGTGAGATGGGCGAGATAGATTATTTGAAGGTTCAAAATCCAAATATCGCTGTATTCATGTACCCCTTTAGACTGGATCAATATTTGAAAATTCTGGGAAGAGAGAGCTTAGTATTCATCGATAATCAAATAGTCCCGGAGGATAGGTTTACGGGACTCAACGTCAAGAGTCAACCATACTCCAGGATAGCTGAGTCCATAGGGTCTCAGAGAGTAACCAACATGGTCATTCTTGGACACATGTTGAGGGTGACCAGCATAATGGATGTGTCTTATGTTGAAGAAGCCGTCAAGGAGAGTGTCCCAGAGAAATGGATAGAATTGAATATAAAAGCCCTCAGAAAGGGATACTCTTTACCAGCATAA
- a CDS encoding thiamine pyrophosphate-dependent enzyme, translating into MALIGKTHPLDPHLRADRIPTLYCPGCGLGIGLGAMLRGLQKRIDEGSLNRDKILWVGGIGCSARLTFYVNYDSAHVLHGRAIPFAVGAKLANPELTVVVVGGDGDIAGIGGNHLMHAARRNIDIITVMFTNFVYAMTGGQVAPTTPLGVRTTTTPLGNPEPPLDVVKVVSSLNANYVARASITTPHYIEQYFYKALGMKGFRFIEVVSTCPEIYGRHIGLRDPVEMYNELKKRVIYKPRPTLDEAVISWEKGIVIGEFVVKDNPGFIDILQGGSK; encoded by the coding sequence GTGGCTTTAATAGGTAAAACCCACCCGCTAGACCCTCATTTGAGAGCAGATCGGATCCCCACGCTGTATTGCCCGGGGTGCGGCCTGGGGATAGGTCTGGGAGCTATGCTACGTGGATTGCAGAAAAGGATCGATGAGGGATCCTTGAATCGTGATAAGATTTTATGGGTTGGTGGGATAGGTTGTTCGGCAAGGCTGACCTTCTATGTGAATTACGATTCAGCCCATGTACTTCACGGTAGGGCTATTCCATTTGCCGTCGGGGCAAAGCTCGCGAATCCAGAGTTAACGGTTGTTGTGGTAGGAGGAGACGGGGATATAGCAGGAATAGGTGGGAACCACTTAATGCACGCGGCAAGGAGAAACATCGACATAATTACCGTCATGTTCACAAATTTCGTCTATGCTATGACTGGGGGTCAAGTGGCGCCAACAACACCCCTAGGCGTTAGAACCACAACGACTCCTCTCGGAAACCCTGAGCCGCCGTTGGATGTTGTGAAAGTTGTCTCATCGCTTAATGCGAACTACGTAGCGCGAGCAAGCATAACGACTCCTCACTACATTGAGCAATACTTCTACAAAGCACTGGGAATGAAGGGTTTCAGATTTATAGAGGTCGTCAGCACCTGCCCTGAAATATATGGAAGGCACATTGGGTTGAGAGACCCCGTTGAAATGTATAATGAGCTGAAAAAACGCGTTATATACAAGCCGAGACCAACGCTTGACGAAGCGGTGATTAGTTGGGAGAAGGGAATAGTTATAGGAGAGTTTGTGGTCAAGGATAACCCAGGGTTTATCGACATCTTACAGGGTGGGAGTAAGTGA
- a CDS encoding 2-oxoacid:acceptor oxidoreductase subunit alpha — MFASGNIAIAEGAMTAGLKFYAGYPITPSSDLMEYLAEKLPQRGGVVIQMEDEIASINAIIGASNAGVKSMTATSGPGLSLMAEGIGLAVITETPVVIAHVMRAGPSTGVPTKTTQSDIFMVRWLTHGDYVIPSFAPWSVQEAYDLTIKAFNTSEKLRTPVFILSDAILAHVWEPLVVKEPGEVEIINRKTPRSKEEYLPYMAEDDMIPPMAPFGQGYKVLVESLVHDERGYYAPNNEKYKSLVARLFNKISSNVDWIFEHEEYFLDDAETVFIAFGSVARTVFALTKHLRSSGYRVGMFRPKTLWPLNEKVFKERIKGRRIIVVENNLGKLVMDVERIMCDREVHGASVLNLESPTLKEIKEVVMQWL, encoded by the coding sequence ATGTTCGCGTCAGGGAATATAGCAATAGCAGAGGGTGCTATGACTGCTGGTTTGAAGTTCTACGCTGGGTATCCGATAACTCCGAGCTCTGATTTGATGGAGTACTTAGCAGAGAAACTCCCTCAAAGAGGGGGAGTAGTTATTCAAATGGAAGATGAGATAGCATCAATCAACGCTATTATAGGAGCGTCGAATGCTGGAGTAAAATCCATGACGGCGACCTCCGGTCCCGGATTATCATTAATGGCGGAAGGAATAGGGTTGGCAGTGATAACGGAGACCCCTGTAGTCATAGCACACGTTATGAGGGCTGGGCCGAGCACAGGTGTGCCTACGAAAACAACTCAATCAGACATCTTCATGGTTAGATGGTTGACGCATGGAGACTATGTAATCCCTTCATTTGCGCCCTGGAGCGTCCAAGAGGCGTATGATTTAACCATCAAAGCGTTTAACACTTCTGAAAAACTCAGAACGCCTGTATTCATATTATCCGACGCTATTCTTGCACATGTTTGGGAGCCTCTTGTCGTCAAGGAACCTGGTGAAGTTGAAATAATCAATAGGAAGACTCCAAGGAGTAAGGAGGAGTACTTGCCTTACATGGCAGAAGACGATATGATTCCCCCAATGGCGCCTTTCGGACAAGGATACAAGGTTTTAGTTGAATCACTAGTTCATGATGAGAGGGGTTATTACGCGCCGAATAACGAGAAGTATAAGAGTCTCGTGGCGAGATTATTCAACAAGATCAGTAGTAATGTGGACTGGATTTTCGAGCATGAGGAATACTTCCTGGATGATGCGGAGACCGTGTTTATAGCGTTTGGTTCAGTAGCTAGGACTGTGTTTGCACTTACTAAACACTTAAGAAGCAGTGGTTATAGAGTGGGAATGTTTCGCCCCAAGACCTTGTGGCCGCTCAACGAAAAGGTTTTCAAGGAGAGGATAAAGGGGAGGAGAATTATAGTGGTTGAGAATAATTTGGGCAAACTAGTAATGGATGTTGAAAGAATAATGTGTGATAGAGAAGTACATGGGGCGTCAGTGCTCAACCTGGAATCTCCTACCTTGAAAGAAATTAAGGAGGTGGTGATGCAGTGGCTTTAA
- a CDS encoding 4Fe-4S dicluster domain-containing protein: MSSALPLISKENPRHRVNVIVDRCKECGLCINVCPTKVLAKSSFLNKNGYHPPDPVNIEKCIGCRLCEYNCPDFAIFIEVLGK; the protein is encoded by the coding sequence TTGTCGAGCGCTTTACCTCTGATATCTAAAGAAAACCCGAGACACCGGGTCAACGTTATAGTTGACAGGTGTAAAGAGTGTGGTTTATGCATTAACGTATGCCCTACAAAAGTTCTTGCTAAATCAAGTTTTTTAAATAAAAACGGGTATCATCCACCCGACCCCGTGAACATTGAGAAATGCATAGGGTGTAGGCTTTGCGAGTATAACTGTCCGGATTTCGCAATATTTATTGAGGTGTTAGGAAAGTGA
- a CDS encoding 2-oxoacid:acceptor oxidoreductase family protein yields the protein MMIEMRWHGRGGQGAWTASNIVAMAASYEGKYVQSFPAFGPERSGAPMLSFTRISDEPIEIHSMIYNPDVVIVLDHTLLSPAIVQGLKKGGVIVSNYVGTPESFLAKIGVKKGDYRVILTPASKLALEILKVNITNTAMIGGLLRIGGIVSWDSVEKAIKERFKGPVADKNIELIKKAYENAVEV from the coding sequence ATGATGATTGAAATGAGATGGCATGGAAGAGGTGGACAGGGAGCCTGGACTGCGAGCAATATAGTAGCCATGGCGGCTTCATATGAAGGAAAATACGTCCAAAGCTTCCCAGCGTTCGGTCCAGAGCGCTCAGGAGCCCCGATGCTTTCCTTCACTAGGATAAGCGATGAACCAATAGAGATCCACAGCATGATCTATAACCCTGATGTCGTGATAGTGTTGGATCACACACTACTCTCTCCAGCTATAGTTCAGGGATTGAAGAAGGGAGGCGTAATAGTATCAAATTACGTTGGAACCCCGGAGTCCTTCCTCGCCAAGATAGGTGTCAAGAAGGGCGATTACAGGGTAATCCTGACTCCCGCTTCGAAGCTAGCACTTGAAATACTGAAGGTCAACATTACAAACACGGCAATGATAGGAGGTCTCCTTAGAATAGGCGGTATCGTATCGTGGGATAGTGTTGAAAAAGCAATAAAGGAAAGATTCAAGGGTCCTGTTGCAGATAAGAACATCGAACTTATTAAGAAAGCATATGAAAACGCTGTAGAGGTGTGA
- a CDS encoding 4Fe-4S binding protein, with the protein MSAPRGWKELPLGGLAYRLSTDVKTGDWRALKPVVDHNKCTKCMLCWLFCPDMAIVWDGEKIQVNLDYCKGCGICAHECPVKAISMVPEFEEV; encoded by the coding sequence ATGAGTGCTCCCAGAGGTTGGAAGGAGCTCCCATTAGGGGGATTAGCCTACAGGCTGTCGACCGATGTCAAAACAGGCGATTGGAGAGCGCTTAAGCCTGTTGTAGACCACAATAAGTGTACTAAGTGCATGCTGTGCTGGCTTTTCTGCCCTGACATGGCCATCGTATGGGATGGGGAGAAAATACAGGTCAACCTTGACTACTGCAAGGGTTGCGGGATATGTGCCCACGAATGCCCAGTCAAGGCGATTTCAATGGTTCCAGAATTCGAGGAGGTGTAA
- the porA gene encoding pyruvate ferredoxin oxidoreductase — MSKTMIKYPIHTQEILNVNGDEAVAYAVKQSLVDVVSAYPITPQTIIVEKFSEFVADGLVHTQFVPVESEHSAMSACVGAAAAGARAFTATSSQGLALMVEIVYIASGMRLPIVMAVVNRALSAPINIHNDHSDAYLMRDSGWIQLFVENVQESYDTTIQAFKIAEDERVLLPVAVNLDGFFLSHTLENIRILPDEAVADFLGGYRKVARVKVDYYDEEVPHMLNPARPLTFGALDLYDYYFEHKVQQVEAMKNVPAVVREVNEKWQELTGRKYGDGVIETYGMEDAEIAVVAMGSSAGTIRSVIKKYRERGEKIGLVRIRLYRPFPYEDVGKILSNVKVVAVMDKAIGPGSYGALYQDIVSSLYDLSDRPLTVDYVYGLGGRDLTQDMVANMIEQVKEDVRKGRVENKIRYLGVRW; from the coding sequence GTGAGTAAGACTATGATTAAGTATCCAATCCACACACAAGAAATCCTAAACGTTAACGGTGACGAGGCCGTAGCGTATGCAGTCAAACAAAGCCTCGTTGACGTAGTCTCAGCATATCCAATCACACCGCAAACTATTATCGTGGAGAAGTTCTCAGAATTCGTCGCGGATGGACTCGTTCACACTCAGTTCGTGCCAGTTGAATCAGAGCACTCGGCCATGAGCGCTTGTGTCGGAGCCGCTGCCGCCGGAGCCAGGGCTTTCACCGCTACCTCTTCACAAGGTCTGGCACTAATGGTTGAGATCGTGTACATAGCCTCAGGCATGCGACTCCCGATAGTCATGGCCGTCGTGAATAGGGCGTTGTCAGCACCGATAAACATTCATAACGACCACAGCGATGCATACTTGATGAGGGACAGTGGCTGGATTCAACTGTTCGTTGAAAACGTCCAAGAAAGTTACGACACTACGATCCAGGCATTCAAGATAGCTGAAGATGAGAGAGTGCTTTTACCAGTAGCTGTCAACCTCGACGGCTTCTTCCTCAGTCACACACTGGAGAATATCCGGATTTTGCCTGATGAAGCAGTGGCTGATTTTCTCGGCGGGTACAGAAAGGTTGCAAGAGTAAAAGTAGACTATTACGATGAAGAAGTACCACACATGCTAAACCCAGCTAGACCGCTCACGTTCGGGGCCCTGGACCTGTACGACTACTATTTTGAACACAAAGTCCAACAGGTCGAGGCTATGAAAAACGTTCCAGCAGTAGTGAGAGAGGTCAACGAGAAATGGCAGGAATTAACTGGTAGAAAATACGGTGATGGAGTTATAGAGACTTATGGGATGGAGGACGCAGAGATCGCTGTTGTCGCGATGGGAAGCAGTGCCGGAACCATTAGGAGCGTCATCAAAAAATACAGAGAGAGAGGAGAAAAGATAGGCTTGGTCAGGATAAGATTATACAGGCCGTTCCCGTACGAGGATGTTGGAAAAATACTTAGCAATGTCAAAGTTGTGGCAGTAATGGATAAGGCAATAGGGCCAGGGAGCTATGGAGCCCTATATCAGGATATTGTAAGCAGTCTATACGATTTAAGCGATAGACCATTAACAGTTGACTACGTGTATGGGCTTGGAGGGAGAGACTTGACCCAGGACATGGTGGCGAATATGATAGAACAGGTTAAGGAAGACGTGAGAAAGGGTCGTGTTGAAAATAAGATTAGGTATTTAGGGGTGAGGTGGTAG
- a CDS encoding thiamine pyrophosphate-dependent enzyme has translation MVVKTLPEFPIKKGEPAYKLWIFEPGWKGEIPLNFNLRQVAEQKRSALLPGHRLCAGCAAPIVVKLASFAFRGPTIVVNATGCLEVASTIFPFTSWAVPWLHNAFENAASTASGVEAAINAMKKTGRLPYEHVDVVVFGGDGGTFDIGFQALSGMAERGHDVLYILYDNEAYMNTGIQRSGGTPKYASTTTSPAGEVIPGKPENKKPIADIMVAHRIPYVATATPAHWMDFMKKVRRGIEVVGPAFIHSLSSCDRGWRHENAISIEVLRRAVDTCYFPLWEWTPENGYMLTDRSLVIARNPSLKQPIEKFVEVQGRFRHLMKPENREKLRELQEYVDKVWEDLLRRASNAPR, from the coding sequence ATGGTTGTTAAAACGCTACCGGAGTTCCCGATTAAAAAAGGCGAACCGGCTTACAAGTTATGGATTTTCGAACCGGGTTGGAAAGGAGAAATACCACTGAATTTCAATCTCAGACAGGTTGCAGAGCAGAAGAGGAGCGCGCTACTTCCGGGACACAGGTTGTGTGCTGGCTGTGCAGCTCCAATAGTAGTTAAACTCGCAAGCTTCGCGTTCAGAGGGCCGACTATTGTTGTAAACGCAACTGGGTGCCTTGAGGTGGCATCAACAATATTCCCATTTACATCTTGGGCCGTACCGTGGCTTCACAACGCTTTCGAAAACGCCGCATCAACTGCTTCGGGAGTTGAAGCGGCGATAAATGCTATGAAGAAGACTGGTCGGCTACCGTATGAACATGTCGATGTAGTTGTTTTCGGCGGTGATGGTGGAACATTCGACATCGGATTCCAAGCATTAAGTGGTATGGCAGAGAGAGGGCACGACGTATTATACATCTTGTACGATAATGAAGCATACATGAATACTGGAATACAAAGAAGCGGTGGAACTCCTAAATACGCATCCACAACTACGTCACCAGCCGGTGAGGTCATCCCCGGAAAACCCGAGAACAAGAAGCCTATAGCCGACATCATGGTTGCTCATAGAATACCGTACGTAGCGACAGCGACGCCCGCTCACTGGATGGATTTCATGAAGAAAGTTAGAAGAGGAATCGAAGTAGTAGGACCAGCATTCATACATTCATTAAGCAGCTGTGACAGGGGATGGAGGCATGAAAACGCGATAAGCATAGAAGTCTTGCGAAGGGCCGTTGACACATGCTACTTCCCACTATGGGAGTGGACTCCTGAGAATGGATACATGTTGACTGATAGAAGCTTGGTGATAGCGAGAAATCCATCACTTAAGCAGCCTATAGAGAAGTTCGTGGAAGTTCAAGGTAGATTTAGACACCTCATGAAGCCCGAGAATAGGGAGAAGCTGAGAGAACTCCAGGAATATGTTGATAAAGTGTGGGAAGACCTGCTCCGAAGAGCCTCTAACGCTCCAAGGTAG
- a CDS encoding hydrogenase maturation protease — translation MSIKEEFTNLLAFFLREKPLILGIGNPLKSDDSFGLAACDELNNMGINCVKCEYGIESCLTEIKEKGARNILIIDAIISQDDPPGTLLLVNDDSLVNEKYLFTTHTLPLRTVLDILKKEFNVEKVIIIGVTPFSLDYGIELTGDMKKSLKTFIEIFRDAYMRVGTEGREA, via the coding sequence ATGAGTATTAAAGAGGAATTTACTAACTTACTCGCCTTTTTTCTTCGAGAAAAACCCCTTATACTCGGCATAGGGAATCCCTTGAAGAGCGATGACTCCTTTGGTCTAGCTGCTTGCGATGAGCTAAACAATATGGGGATTAATTGCGTAAAATGCGAATATGGGATTGAATCGTGTTTAACTGAGATTAAGGAAAAGGGCGCGAGGAATATTTTAATAATAGACGCCATAATTTCGCAAGACGATCCTCCAGGGACACTGCTCCTTGTAAATGATGACTCACTAGTGAATGAAAAATATCTCTTCACGACTCACACTCTCCCGTTAAGAACCGTGCTTGATATATTGAAAAAAGAGTTCAATGTGGAAAAAGTGATCATAATAGGTGTTACACCCTTTTCTTTGGATTACGGAATTGAACTCACAGGTGACATGAAAAAATCTCTGAAAACGTTCATTGAAATCTTCCGCGACGCGTATATGAGAGTAGGTACAGAGGGGCGAGAAGCGTGA
- a CDS encoding NAD(P)/FAD-dependent oxidoreductase, giving the protein MKKDLCVIGAGPAGLFASLHIKSRDVFLIEEHKSLGHPLHCTGLVGLEVKEVIQQKLSRKLIDGVYNEIEFNIIGLGKFKISMSLPFIFHINRSELEWKLYEKISSRAELLNNVRGKPGDKLTKIILKDSEVECQDVLASDGALSIFRRKYLKSNPSFYIGFQGLFKTKNTPSNKITVTYINNNHLLFHWIVPLDHDLVLSGYISKKPLSQTITEKLMIINQYQPVEKKIYFGGPIPVAPPLKRPVLGGHLYFFGDSVPLVKPYTGGGLYNIVRLSPSIAKALDEESPEVYIRDYLRKTYINLKAEYHLTRLFEQLRYWIPAPFVFFSSKLGYLMPEDYDNHFKILLKTVPFTLLAPLYLLSYTRRGRFQ; this is encoded by the coding sequence ATGAAAAAGGATCTATGTGTGATCGGTGCTGGACCAGCAGGATTATTCGCCTCGCTTCACATTAAGAGTCGAGACGTATTTTTGATTGAGGAGCATAAAAGTCTCGGACATCCACTCCACTGCACAGGATTAGTTGGTCTAGAAGTAAAAGAGGTCATTCAACAAAAGCTATCCAGAAAACTAATAGATGGGGTTTATAATGAAATAGAATTCAATATAATAGGGCTCGGGAAGTTTAAAATATCGATGTCTCTTCCATTCATTTTTCATATTAATCGATCTGAGCTCGAATGGAAATTGTATGAGAAAATATCTTCTAGAGCGGAATTATTGAATAATGTAAGAGGCAAACCAGGAGACAAGTTAACTAAGATCATACTCAAAGATAGTGAGGTCGAATGCCAAGATGTCTTGGCAAGTGATGGAGCTCTAAGTATTTTCCGAAGAAAGTACTTAAAAAGTAACCCTTCCTTCTATATAGGTTTCCAGGGTTTGTTTAAAACGAAAAATACCCCTTCGAACAAAATTACAGTGACTTATATAAATAATAACCATTTGCTTTTTCATTGGATTGTACCACTTGATCATGATTTGGTTTTATCCGGTTATATCTCTAAGAAACCTCTTTCTCAAACCATTACTGAGAAACTAATGATTATTAACCAGTATCAGCCTGTTGAGAAAAAAATCTACTTTGGAGGACCTATACCGGTCGCGCCACCCCTAAAGAGACCCGTCCTCGGAGGGCACTTGTACTTCTTTGGGGACTCCGTCCCGTTGGTGAAGCCGTACACAGGGGGCGGACTCTACAATATCGTACGCTTATCCCCTAGTATTGCCAAAGCACTGGATGAGGAGAGCCCTGAGGTCTATATCAGAGATTATTTGAGAAAAACCTATATCAATTTGAAAGCTGAGTACCACTTAACTAGGCTTTTCGAACAACTCAGGTACTGGATTCCAGCCCCCTTTGTATTTTTTTCAAGCAAACTAGGGTATCTGATGCCAGAGGATTATGACAACCATTTCAAAATATTATTGAAAACGGTTCCTTTCACGCTTCTCGCCCCTCTGTACCTACTCTCATATACGCGTCGCGGAAGATTTCAATGA
- the speD gene encoding adenosylmethionine decarboxylase, whose product MLTLKKVVGKHVYGEVYQCDPEVLSDEKALERIVRDAAREGNLTLLDVKAWKINPGVSIVGIILESHISIHTWPEYGFATVDVYTCGYTSDPIRAFKYIVKELKAKRYTIKISSRDFEDNE is encoded by the coding sequence ATGCTTACCTTAAAAAAAGTTGTTGGAAAACATGTTTATGGAGAGGTTTACCAGTGTGACCCCGAAGTTCTCAGCGACGAGAAAGCTTTGGAGAGGATCGTGAGAGACGCGGCTCGTGAAGGCAATTTAACTCTACTAGACGTGAAAGCCTGGAAAATAAACCCTGGAGTAAGCATTGTTGGAATAATACTGGAGAGCCACATTTCAATCCATACCTGGCCAGAGTACGGCTTTGCGACAGTCGATGTATATACATGTGGTTATACATCCGACCCTATTAGAGCCTTTAAATATATTGTTAAAGAATTAAAGGCTAAAAGATATACGATAAAGATCTCGTCTAGAGATTTTGAGGATAACGAATGA
- a CDS encoding phosphoglucomutase, translated as MRLFGTAGIRLQYPTPLNPVLALKLGTVLGTLGLSQDYYMVHDTRTTSQLLTLSFASGLMASGKNVYLGGVAPTPVAGFAARRNKGVGVSITASHNPPEYNGFKFYDPEGYEFTRREEALVEDLIDKEISLVPWHSVGGLEISRNIVKDYVESLVGFLGTSGLETNKVFVLDCANGASYEVSPKIIRSLGGKPFTINCNPDGFFPYRPPEPRKDVLEHYVEMLRELSPSAIFAHDGDADRLAVLDPVEGFIKQDRILALFAKKALEEKKGVVIVSVDTGRAVDDVVEMMGGRVEKYLLGKTHERLKDLGSSQVVMAGEPWKLILTSWGPWVDGVLQVGLLTKALLLDNASTIAKLLKKEGIPDYPWDRRSYVVWPPTLREAIYNTLVEEVVSSLGEPEKILTIDGVRCDYSDDSWFLIRMSGTEPKIRIYSEAKTKQRLHEIMSKIESKILSIVKQYDGKIVEVTYG; from the coding sequence ATGAGGCTTTTCGGAACAGCCGGGATAAGACTCCAGTATCCGACACCTCTAAACCCTGTTCTGGCGTTGAAACTTGGAACGGTCTTGGGGACGTTAGGATTATCTCAAGACTATTACATGGTTCATGACACTCGAACTACTAGCCAGCTTTTAACCCTCTCCTTTGCATCGGGTCTAATGGCGTCTGGTAAAAATGTCTATCTAGGAGGAGTGGCCCCCACCCCAGTGGCTGGTTTCGCCGCGAGAAGGAACAAGGGAGTTGGCGTGAGCATTACCGCGAGTCACAATCCACCGGAGTATAATGGGTTTAAGTTTTACGACCCCGAAGGATACGAGTTCACTAGGCGAGAAGAAGCGTTAGTGGAGGACTTGATTGATAAGGAAATCTCTTTGGTTCCTTGGCATAGTGTTGGTGGGTTAGAGATATCAAGGAACATTGTAAAAGATTATGTGGAAAGCCTAGTGGGCTTTCTAGGGACTAGTGGCCTAGAGACCAATAAGGTCTTCGTACTCGATTGTGCAAATGGAGCATCCTATGAAGTATCTCCTAAAATCATAAGGAGCCTTGGTGGAAAGCCGTTCACCATTAACTGCAACCCCGATGGGTTCTTTCCCTATAGACCGCCTGAGCCGAGAAAAGATGTGCTCGAGCACTATGTTGAAATGCTGAGAGAATTAAGTCCATCAGCTATTTTCGCCCACGATGGAGACGCTGACAGGTTGGCCGTGCTTGACCCCGTGGAGGGTTTTATAAAACAAGACAGAATTCTCGCTCTCTTCGCCAAGAAGGCTTTAGAAGAGAAGAAGGGGGTTGTAATAGTTTCCGTGGACACTGGAAGAGCTGTGGACGACGTCGTTGAGATGATGGGCGGGCGAGTTGAGAAGTATTTGCTCGGGAAAACTCACGAACGATTAAAGGACCTCGGTTCAAGCCAAGTCGTAATGGCAGGAGAGCCTTGGAAACTGATCCTTACCTCATGGGGTCCTTGGGTTGATGGAGTCCTGCAAGTGGGTCTCTTGACCAAGGCGTTGTTATTAGACAACGCATCCACGATCGCGAAGCTATTAAAGAAGGAAGGAATCCCGGATTACCCGTGGGATAGGAGGAGTTATGTAGTCTGGCCACCTACTTTAAGGGAAGCTATCTACAATACCCTCGTCGAGGAGGTAGTATCCTCATTGGGAGAGCCGGAGAAAATTTTGACGATCGATGGCGTTAGGTGTGATTACTCCGATGACTCCTGGTTTTTGATAAGGATGAGCGGCACGGAGCCAAAGATAAGAATCTACAGCGAAGCCAAGACTAAACAGAGACTTCACGAGATAATGTCTAAGATCGAGAGCAAAATATTGAGCATCGTTAAGCAATATGATGGAAAAATAGTTGAAGTCACATATGGTTGA